From the Salvelinus alpinus chromosome 12, SLU_Salpinus.1, whole genome shotgun sequence genome, the window cagctgtgtgccttcccaaatcaagtccaatcaatagaatttaccacaggtggactccaatcaagttgtagaaacatctcaaggatgatcaatggaaacaggatgcacctgagctcaatttcgagtctcatagcaaacggtctgaatacttatgtaaataaaaggtatttgtttttttaaatcttgaatacatttgcaaaaaaattctaaaaacctgttttcgctttgtcattatggggtagtgtgtggagattgatgagaatcaattttagaataagcctgtaacttaacaaaacggggggaaagtcaaggggtctgaatactttctggacGCAGTGCAACTGTCTAACTtagataaataataaataataataataaataaataaaagcatgtTTGAGATAAATCTAACATTTTCTCATTGATAAAGTATCCTTGTACAAATAAACGTAATATCAAACCTAAAACCACAAACCTGTTATTTGTCAACCCTGTTAGAGGCCCAACTAACTAACTTTATCTGTGAAGATCAGCCATTACTCCTCATGTGGTGCAGAGCATGGGACCACATGGTGTTCATGAAATTAGGAATTATACATATGTTCCACACATAATGAAAGTTAAATCAAATTCAAGGTTTCCTAACATTAACTGAGCGAACAGGGTTGACATGTTGAGCTTTACCACCTTAGTCAAAGATGATAAAACAATTATAAAATAGACCACCATACTGTTCAGAGGACCCAAACAACGCTGTGAATCATTTAATCTGGTGGAATGGTCCATTATTTGTAAGGGGTAAATTGTTTGtataacctctcttgggtagggggcagtattttgatgtccggatgaaaagcatgcccaaagtaaacagcctgttagtcaggcccagaagctaggatatgcaaataatagatttggatagaaaaatctctaaagtttctaaaactgttaaaatgatgtatgcgagtataacagaactgatatggcaggcgaaacgcCAGGACAAAaaaattcagcctaccactattttcaatggctatcacttttattataagggcAAGTCCTccccgattgcagttcctagggcttccactagatgtcaaccgtctttagaaagagtttcaggctggtttttggaaaaattagccaGAAATTGTAGGTGTAGGAGTAAGTGACATATGTAGGTAGATATCACACTATTAAACAATAGACAGGAGTATACTAGAAAATAGTATAAGAAGgcagatgtgagtgcatttgccattctggtaaatacaggaaaccaaagattagcagatggtgtagtaatgtagtagtaacgaaccacatgttaacaTAGATCATGAGACCGTGGTGATGGAGGtctactaagggacgttctgaccctctgacccttgtagattctccattgtgctgacagattGACCAGACATGTCGGCGCCTGGGTGCTTTGACACACTAGATTTATAGTCTACCCATTCCACTAGAAAAGcatacataccagagaaatatgcctggGGTGGCTGGACACTAATGAACAAGAAACACATAGTCTGCTGATTCCATTTAAGTGAAACTGACCAGACACATAGACCAGATACATAGATAGGATAGGGGGGCACAAAGAGTGCATTGATTTAGTGGTGAAGGGAGGGGACACAGAGTATGTTGACACACTAAGATGGAGGGTCTgaccactattataatttaactgaaagcagatgaTGGGCGTTAGTATgtgtgaacaagcaggaagcctgaactaaaaagagaATGATGTtgaagaattaggggaagtatgtttatttgcatatggggtggactcATATGCTATTTGGGTATAAAGAGCGAACCAGTGCTCTGGGAGTGtgggttccgcggggtgtgttccgcggggacatgccagttggctgtacagttgtaataaagagcatgtttgaatttacaagttctgataagcgttgtatttgaaatgattttccacgacataggttttctaggtggctcccattttggcggTAGTGTTTCTAAGCGTGTGGAAGAGAGCGccttctttggtatttttctccggtaaagacaataacgattctccgtctggttgaaatatgtttttcatgtgtttgtatgcagggcgctgtcctcagataaatcgcatggtgtgcttttgccgtaaagcctttttgaaatctgacacagcggctggattaacaagaagttaagctttattttgatgtattacacttgtgattttatgaaagttaaatatttaaaaaacttgaATTTCACGCTcagcaatttcaccggatgttggccaggtgggacgctacctaCCCATAAGAAGATAACAAGGTTGGCATTAAAACGAGGGACAAACATAAAGGCATTTGCTAATCACATTAATATAAATAGTGATCTTCAGAAATGACTCAAAGCAGAAAAATAACTAggcctttacaatgatggtgaaacttgGAGACATTTTTGGATAAAAGTGGAGTGAGACAGGGTTGAAGTGAGACAGGGTTGAAGGAGGGAAATGTCAAAAAGCTGAATTTTAGCATTTTAACAAGCCTTCATTCATACAGGGAAAAAAATGAATTTATTGAATTCtgtgtggtctatattaaagtgcACTTCATTGAATttcaggcttttaaaattcaatattgttgAAAATTTACACTTAAAATAACATTTTTGTGGAACGACCGCACTGCTGCTTGTTCAACAGCTAATTGGGATCCAAATAAAATATCTTacatttgagacagtttgctaaaGGAGGGAaaaaatcctgcagcaacaggaaatgtgaattactaTGTTGATTCAAATTCATGGATATTTTTGTAGGGGAAGAGAAAATGAAGTCTGAAATGTACAAGTGGAAATTAAACTTCAAAAGccattttaaacctcaaatacacgacACATTTATTGCAGGAAAGTTAACCTGCAACAGGGTAATCAAataaagatcctacatctgtaaaagCCATACAATGTTTTTTCCTCTGACGGTAGGTTACCTGAGAGCAGCTGGCGATGGTGCTGGTGGGTAGTCCTATGGAGGGAGCCCAGCCTACATCTCTGACCCAATCACTGTGAGCCTCCAGCTTCTGGTCCTCCTTCCATTGGCCATCCTCCTCTCTAAGAAAGAAGACATACAAACCTGTCTGGCAGCCATTTTATTCAAACTCCTCACTTGCCATAGGAACCTATTTGATAACACCTTACATAAAGTTGTTCACACAGTTATAACTATATCAAGTTGTTATTACAAAGATAAAAGACGTTACTGCAAGTAAGTCAATTGTAAATATTTTGAGTCATTTCATGGAACAATACAGTGCCTTCACTGTACCCCTTGACTTATGttgatttttttctcacccatctacacacaataccccataataacaaagtgaaaacatgtttttagaaatgtttgcacatttatttaaaatgaaatacagaaatatctaaattgacatagagtaccagtcaaaagtttggatacctattcaaggatttttcttaattttctacattatagaataatagtgaagacatcaaaactatgaaataacacatattgaatcatgtaataaccaaaaaaagtgataaacaaatccaaatatattttatatttgagattcttcaaagtagccaccctttgccttgatgatagctttgcacagttggcattctctcaaccagcttcatgagatagtcacttggaatgcatttcgatTAACAGGTGTGGAatttttttcaaatcaaattgtcacatgcaccgaatacaactgcAAAATGCttactttctttccttcttaatgcgtttgaatcaatctgttgtgttgtgataaggtagggaGGGGGTATAGAAGGTAGGGGTTGGGCTCCCGAGTGTCAGCgttcaaaggcactgcatctcagtgcaagaggcgtcactatagtccctggtctgaatccatgctgtaacacttccggccgtgattgggagtcccatagggtggcgcacaattggctcagcgtcatccaggtttggccggggtaggccgtcattgtaaagaagaatttgttcttaacttgcctagttaaataaaaaatacagaagatagccctatttgataaataCCAAGTcattattatggcaagaacagctcaaataagcaaagagaaatgacagtccatcattactttagcacatgaaggtcagtcaatgcggaacatttcaagaactttgaaagtttcttcaagtgcagtcgcaaaaaccaccaagcactatgatgaaactggctctcatgaggaccgccacgggATAGGAAgacacagttacctctgctgcagaggataagttcaatagagttaccagcctccaagattgcagcccaaataaatgcttcagagttcaagtaacagacacatctcaacatcaactgttcagaggagactgtgtgaatcaggccttcatgtcgaattgctgcaaaaaaacactactaaaggacaccaacaagaagaagagacttgcttggaccaagaaaaacaagtaatggacattagaccagtggaaatctgtcctttggtctgatgagtccaaatttgagatttttggttccaaccactgtgtctttgtgagacgcagagaaggtgtggttcccaccgtgaagcatggaggaggtggtgtgatggtgctttgctggtgacactgatttatttagaattcaaagcacacttcaccagaatggctaccacagcattctgtagtgaTACCccatccatctggtttgcgcttagtgggactatcatttgtttttcaacaggacaatgatccaacacacctccaggctgtgtaacggctattttaccaaggagagtgatggagtgctgcatcagataacctggcctccacaatcacccgacctcaacccaattgagatgttttgggatgagtttgactgcagagtgaagaaaaagcagccaacaagtgctcagcatatgtgggaactccttcaagactcttggaaaagcattccaggtgaagctggttaagagaatgccaagagtgcgcaaagctggcatcaaggcaaatggtggctactttgaagaatctaaaatacaacttttttgattactacatgattccatatgtgttatttcatagttgtcatgtcttcactattattctacattgtagaaaatagtaaaaatatagaaaaacccttgaatgagtaggagtccaaacttttgactgaaaCTAAGTATTCATAGCCCTCTGCTATGACAtttcaaattgagctcaggtgcatccaatttcctttgatcatccttgagctgtcattacaacttgattggagtccacctgtggccaattatATTGTGTGGACataatttagaaagaaacacacctgcctatataaggtcccacagttgacagtgcatgtcagagcagaaactaaaccatgaagtccaaggaactgtcaaTAGATCTCAGAGacagaattgtgatgaggcatatatctggggaagggtaaaacatatctggggaagggtataaaacaatctGTGTGTGTAGAAAGTTTCctagagcacagtggtctccatcattgggaaaaaTACAGAACTACCCAGACTGTGCCTAGAGCTGGCTgtccaaccaaactgagcaaccgggcgaGAAggacgtgaccaagaacccaatgacctgCCAGAAGGGAgaagtctctacagcacttcaccaatctgagctttatggcagagtggccatGCAGAAGATAAGACACCCTCCAATCGTCTGCTACTTACTTCCAGAGTTTGACCAGGTTGTCGCAGCCTCCTGAGACAAACCTCTTAATGAAGTTGGGTTTCTGACCCGAGGGCTGGTCTATCAGACTACCTGGCACCACAGATGGAGCCCAGCTCACTGCGTTACAGCCAATCTAACAGGACAGAGGGGTTAGGTTACAATACACAGTCACATGTACAGACCAAGGACATGAATTCATATGAACTCAATTAGGACTATGACAAGCTACCACAGAAGGACTGTCACAACAGACAGTGACAATTTAATGTTACTCTTTAGGTTTATTCATATTAACCCAGCCCTAGAGAAAAGACTTAATGTCGGTTTACAAGTGAAAGTGAAAACAGTAGTTAGTTACTCACTGTGTGTGCATTGCTGATCTTCTTAATGTCCCACTGTTGATCCCCAGAGCAGGTGACCAATGAGATGGCTCCATCTGAGCTGCCACAGGCCAGGATCAGACCAAAGTCATAGGGACCCCAGCACACTGAATTCACTGAAGACACAAGGAAGCCAGGAAGTACTCATTAATATACACTAAAAACACAGAGCTTTTGACAATGCTTAATTGCAGTGTTTTTCCTCCCTGGTTCTGAATAGGGCTTTGATCTAAAGTGAAACTAAACAACATGTTGCATACCCTGTGGGTCCCAAGCACCAGGTTTAAAGAACTccatttatacattttcaataaGATCATTGAAAATATTCAAACCATACATACCAAACTGTATGaactcactgtactgtatgtcgctctggataagaacatctgcGAAATGACATAAAATATGAATTGAATTTGTGAGTGATTTACCGGGAATGTTCTTACCGGAAGAGTCGTGTCCAGTGTACTCGTACATCTTATCCCAGGTTCCGTTCTCTTCCTTCCAGATGATCACCTTCCTGTCATAGGAACATGAGGCCAGGATGTTGCCGTACATGGGGTGAGCCCAGGCCACCTGCCACACAGGACCCTCGtggctgcagagagaggagatagaggcagACAGTAAAATGAGTGTCTGGATACAGCACTTCACAGGtaatggagagaggagatgaaaCAGGGACATGGCAGTTCAATCTGTGTGGGCTGGAAAATAAGTGTTGCATGTCGATCATTGCAATATCTGTGGTGCTGCTCATGGCAACTTCCTTTCGATGAGTCAACCTTAAAAGCTCTAATCAAGCAGAGTCAAGTCTTACCCTCTCAGATCTGCCACTAGGATTTGTCCACCGTTTTTAACATCGAAGATCTTGACAGACCTGTCAGAAGAGCAGGTGGCCAGTCTGGTGCCATAATAATCCATCTGGGCATCATGCTTAAAACACAACAGAGCATGTCATAAGAGGTCAAAGGTTGCAATTATTACGTTAGATTAGTCAAAATGGAGTGAGCTAGCTACTAACATTAGATTAAATCAAGGATAAATAAAGTACATTCAGTTGATATATAGTAATTTGTTACAGCTGGTTGAATTTACGGGACATTAAAATAACAATCCATTCAAACTCAAGTCAGCTAGCTAAATGACAGTAGCTAGCTACCGTTAGCTAGTAGCTGTCACATAAGAAAACTACTTACGATCATGTCCTCGTGGGAGGTGTCCACCGTGTTGATGACGGAAACCTATATTTCATGAAACACAAGAAGTGAGAGATTATTTGATAGAACGTCAGTCTAAAAAGCTAACGTTGCGTTAGTTGGCTAAATCTAACTTTGCTAGCTAcacaatctagctagctaacgttaactagctagataAAAGCTTTAACAAATCGCAGAGATACCGTTACTGCATAAAACAGCATTACACGATCTTGTAACATATTACTGTAGGTTTAATAGTCTATTAAGTAGGAAACAATAAGTACAACCTAATAAAAACACACTTGTTCAGTTTAGCAACTTGACAAGTTAGCGTTAGCTATCTAACGTTAACAGTTACCTTGCTAACCGGCTAACAATTGCAGTCAGAAAAAACCGAAATTATGTTACTCACCATGATTGAAGATTATCGTAATGAGTTTGTCCTTAAAGAGAGAAATTGCACTGCCAGACGTGTAACCCCGTTATCAAAGTCTCGGTTTTACGATGTATCAAGAACGACGTTCTGAACCGACGTGGCAACAACTTCACAACCACTGAAAAAAACAACTTCCGTGTGCGTGCCCCAAGGTTCCGGTtgaaacaagcatttcgctaacaAATAGTTATGTGGAAAATAAGTACCTATGTGGTGAGCATTAGTTCCACTTGGTAGCAGTAGAAACGACAAATTAATTTTACTCATAACACAGTGGTGCTTATTTATAAAGCACCGTGCAAGTGTCGTTTCCAAGTTTGTTCTTGGTCTAAGTTATATTCCAACTAGgggctcccgggtggcacagtaacactgcatttcagtgcaagagCCTTCAttgcagtacctggttcaaatccaggctgcatcacatctggctgtgattgggagtcccataggacggcgcacagttggtccaggtttggccgggataggctgtcattgtaaataaggatttcttctgaactgaattgcctagtttaaaaaataTTGCCATGTTCTCCGGCTGAAACTTCTGCTCCACTATTTCGAAGTTTTTATCCATAACTTTTATCATATTTAAATTGACTGTAATTGGTAGTCAAGATGTTGAATATCtcataaaacatctccaatccattGGCAAAAAATGACATCACTGACAAAGACTTTCGGTAAGAAAGCAGACTGCTTTGCAATGCAGGTTTGAGTGTGGAATGACAGTAATAATGTATCAACAATGACTGTCATTTTTTCCTTTGTCAGCCACGAAGTATGTTAGCCTACTTTTATGATAATTTATTAGTGGCTTTAAAAGCAGTCCAGCACCTTCTCACCTATTATGGTAATAGAATAATAGAATGTAATATAATCATAGAATGtaatgtcataatataataatataatgttATAGAATAATAGAATGTAATGGAATAATATAATTATAGAATGTAATGTAATTATAAACTATTAGAATGTAATAAACTATTAGAATGTAATTGAATAATGTCATAGAATAATAGAATGTAATAGCATAATATTATAATAGAATGTAACAGAATCATAGAATGtaatgtcataatataataatagaaTGTAATTGAATAATAGAATGtaatgtcataatataataatagaaTGTAATGGAATAATATAATTATAGAATGCAATGTAATAGACTATTAGAATGTAAtagaatgtaatataatactatGTCATAGAATAATAGAATGTAATAGCATAATGTAATAATAGAATGTAATAAAATCATAGAATGtaatgtcataatataataatagaaTGTTATAGAATAATAGAATGTAATGGAATAATATAATTATAGAATGTAATGTAATTATAAACTATTAGAATGTAATAAACTattagaatgtaatagaataatATGTCATAGAATAATAGAATGTAATAGCATAATATTAAAATAGAATGTAATAGAATCATAGAATAATATAATGTAATAGAATTATAGATTATACAGTAAATTAAAAAtagaataatagaatagaataatagaatgtaatagaataatAGTTATTATGTTACTGTCAATGTTTTAGATTCACAATCTCTCTGTTGTTGCCCAGGGAACAGAGGGAAATGATGTACAGTAACTAACTACCTCTGGTGCAATACAGATGTTGTGCATGGACCCTGACATATACATAAACAAGGTCTGACATGCAATATGTTTGATGTCACAGACATGAGTATGATCACTGTTAATAGGACAGTGGGCGTTGGGTTGATTATTCAGTTTGACACAGCGAGTTGTTGCAGTTAGGCAATGATTCTCCCAATACTGATACTAGGCTATTCAATCTGCTTTGAAGTTTAATCATATTTCATTTCAGTTGGGATATCATGCTGAAGAGCTATGTGGTAAGAGCATTAATATTATCTTACGAAaatgtctgccccccccccccccacacacacacacacacacacacacaaaacatatattttcttACTAGCACTGACTTAGGCAATGATTCTCGCAATACTAGGCCCCCCTGACTGACTGCTGATGGTTCATAGCTGCTTCAAAGCGTGATGCGGACATACAGTAGCTGTCAAAAGCagtaagtttggacacacctactcattcaaaggtttttctttatttttacaattttctacattgtagaataatagtaaagatatcaaaactatgaaataacacatatggaatcatgtagtaaccaaaaaagtgttaataaacaaatcaaaatatatttagtatttgagattcttcaaagtagccaccctttgcctttatgacatcattgcacactctaggcattcAGACCTGTACACTACAGAATGGGTGgaaacaatcacccgacctcaacccaattgagatggtttgggatcagttggaccgcagagtgaaggaaaaccagccaacaagtgctcagcattgtCTATCGTAGCCTTAGCTAGGTGGAGAGGTGTTTGTCTATCGCAGCCTTAGCTAGGTGGGGAGGTGTTTGTCTATCGCAGCCTTAGCTAGGTGGGGAGCTGTTTGTCTATCGTAGCCTTAGCTAGGTGGGGTGGTGTTTGTCTATCGTAGCCTTAGCTAGGTGGGGTGGTGTTTGTCTATCGTAGCCTTAGCTAGGTGGGGAGGTGTTTGTCTATAGTAGCCTTAGCTAGGTGGGGTGGTGTTTGTCTATCGTAGCCTTAGCTAGGTTGAGAGGTGTTTGTCTATCGTAGCCTTAGCTAGGTGGGGTGGTGTTTGTCTATCGTAGCCTTAGCTAGGTGGGGTGGTGTTTGTCTTTCGTAGCCTGAGCTAGGTGGGGTGGTGTTTGTCTATCGTAGCCTTAGCTAGGTGGGGTGGTGTTTGTCTATCGTAGCCTTAGCTAGGTGGAGAGGTGTTTGTCTATCGTAGCCTTAGCTAGGTGGAGAGGTGTTTGTCTATCGTAGCCTTAGCTAGGTGGGGTGGTGTTTGTCTATCGCAGCCTTAGCTAGGTGGAGAGGTGTTTGTCTATCGTAGCCTTAGCTAGGTGGAGAGGTGTTTGTCTATCGTAGCCTTAGCTAGGTGGGGTGGTGTTTGTCTATCGTAGCCTTAGCTAGGTGGGGTGGTGTTTGTCTATCGTAGCCTTAGCTAGGTGGGGTGGTGTTTGTCTATAGTAGCCTTAGCTAGGTGGGGAGGTGTTTGTCTATAGTAGCCTTAGCTAGGTGGAGAGGTGTTTGTCTATAGTAGCCTTAGCTAGGTGGGGTGGTGTTTGTCTATTCAAAGTTTTTCCTTTTTGTATTAGTCTACGTCCAAGTTCTTGAAATCCATCACCCACTTTcaactctcctctcatcctccctttACTCAGGGGGctcctgcatctcagtgctagaggcgtcactacagaccct encodes:
- the LOC139536352 gene encoding protein SEC13 homolog; its protein translation is MVSVINTVDTSHEDMIHDAQMDYYGTRLATCSSDRSVKIFDVKNGGQILVADLRGHEGPVWQVAWAHPMYGNILASCSYDRKVIIWKEENGTWDKMYEYTGHDSSVNSVCWGPYDFGLILACGSSDGAISLVTCSGDQQWDIKKISNAHTIGCNAVSWAPSVVPGSLIDQPSGQKPNFIKRFVSGGCDNLVKLWKEEDGQWKEDQKLEAHSDWVRDVGWAPSIGLPTSTIASCSQDGRVFIWTCDDPSGNTWTAKLLHKFNDVVWHVSWSVTGNILAVSGGDNKVTLWKESADGQWACISDVNKGQGAVSSIADGVTNEQ